The following proteins are co-located in the Pontiella desulfatans genome:
- a CDS encoding tail fiber domain-containing protein, with protein sequence MNIRKAYLLAMLVGAAAIVETHAQGTAFTYQGQLTDGGSPANGLYDLSFGIFDSDTAGSSLGSVTEAATVISNGLFTVSLDFGTGVFNGADRWLEIGVRSNGTAAAFTTLSARQAVTGVPYAMRSMQSASALTALNADTAYTVIPGAIGTDALMGNSVTTVKIADGTIQQSDLSPTLASGTFWRLDGNAGTTPGTHFLGTTDSQPLELRVNETRALRLEWAGGASPNIIGGSRANQVGSGIIGATIGGGGYDDGDLVMPNTVLAEFSTIGGGISNTIAADAQSAVIPGGAGNTISNSAIAAVIGGGGGHSIGADSAYATIGGGENNMIGTDCDGSIIGGGALNIVADYSPYACIAGGWQNAILDNVNFASIGGGVGNQAADSATVCGGSGNRALGIGSTIGGGGYMYDLIFTAGNTSAGILSTIGGGSANSIESDSVYATIAGGHNNIAMTGADGATIGGGSYNSIQTNAHHAFLGGGEDNHIYQEADHTFLGGGEDNSISYYADHSVIGGGYINTIGAYSEHATIGGGKQNFISSSAAGAVIPGGFHNTVAPAAYNAWAGGTYAEAYHPGAFVWSDATYTPFYSTRANEFSIRANGGVRIDSGNGPGVNLNAVNRPFITRGHDPFTSGNYLGAGRWGLFMEPHNLVVGIPAIAGKAFYVSTYNADSTINQNLMNINQAGTVTATAFNPTSDRTAKENFVEVSPAEVLEKVAALPITRWNFRQDAGTEHIGPMAQDFHAAFGLGTDDRHIATVDADGVALAAIQGLNQKLERENAELRQRLDRLEKLLAQNLNGEVQ encoded by the coding sequence ATGAACATACGCAAGGCATATCTGCTGGCCATGCTCGTTGGCGCGGCCGCAATTGTTGAAACCCATGCCCAGGGTACGGCCTTTACCTACCAGGGCCAGCTGACGGATGGCGGCAGTCCGGCCAACGGCCTGTACGACCTCTCTTTCGGAATCTTCGACTCAGATACGGCGGGCTCCTCTCTCGGATCGGTCACCGAAGCGGCGACGGTCATATCCAACGGTCTCTTCACCGTTTCGCTGGATTTTGGAACCGGTGTGTTCAACGGAGCGGACCGCTGGCTGGAGATCGGCGTGCGCAGCAACGGTACGGCTGCGGCCTTCACGACCTTGTCGGCCCGCCAGGCCGTGACCGGAGTGCCTTATGCAATGCGTTCCATGCAATCCGCGAGTGCGCTGACGGCGCTGAACGCGGATACGGCCTATACGGTAATCCCCGGCGCGATCGGAACCGACGCCCTAATGGGAAACTCGGTAACAACGGTCAAGATTGCCGATGGAACCATCCAGCAGTCCGACCTGAGCCCCACCCTCGCGTCGGGCACCTTCTGGCGACTCGACGGTAATGCGGGAACCACCCCCGGCACGCACTTTCTCGGCACCACCGACAGCCAGCCGCTGGAACTGCGCGTGAACGAAACCCGCGCGCTCCGGCTTGAGTGGGCCGGAGGGGCAAGCCCCAATATCATTGGCGGGTCGCGGGCAAACCAGGTCGGCTCAGGGATCATCGGCGCGACCATCGGCGGTGGTGGCTATGACGATGGGGATCTGGTTATGCCCAACACCGTGCTTGCGGAATTCTCGACCATCGGAGGCGGCATCTCCAACACCATCGCGGCCGATGCGCAATCCGCGGTCATCCCAGGCGGGGCGGGTAATACCATTTCCAACAGCGCAATTGCGGCGGTCATCGGTGGCGGAGGCGGCCATTCCATTGGAGCAGATTCCGCGTACGCGACCATCGGCGGAGGGGAAAATAACATGATCGGAACGGACTGCGATGGCAGTATCATTGGCGGGGGAGCCCTTAACATCGTTGCGGACTATTCTCCCTATGCCTGCATTGCTGGAGGCTGGCAAAATGCGATCCTTGATAACGTCAATTTTGCGAGCATTGGCGGCGGGGTGGGAAACCAGGCTGCAGATTCTGCCACGGTTTGCGGGGGGTCAGGGAATCGGGCACTTGGCATTGGATCGACGATAGGCGGTGGAGGCTATATGTATGATCTGATATTCACCGCCGGCAACACCTCTGCCGGCATCCTTTCCACTATTGGCGGCGGTTCGGCCAACTCAATAGAATCTGATAGCGTCTATGCCACCATCGCAGGGGGCCATAACAACATTGCTATGACCGGCGCTGACGGTGCCACCATCGGCGGGGGTTCGTACAACAGCATTCAGACCAATGCCCATCATGCCTTCCTCGGCGGCGGAGAGGATAACCACATCTACCAAGAAGCCGATCATACCTTCCTCGGCGGTGGCGAAGACAACAGCATCTCCTACTATGCCGATCACAGCGTGATCGGCGGGGGATACATCAACACCATCGGGGCCTATTCGGAGCATGCCACCATCGGTGGCGGTAAGCAAAATTTCATCTCGTCCAGCGCCGCTGGCGCCGTCATTCCGGGAGGGTTCCATAACACGGTGGCACCGGCTGCGTATAACGCCTGGGCGGGCGGTACCTACGCGGAGGCATACCACCCGGGTGCCTTTGTCTGGTCCGATGCCACGTATACCCCTTTTTATTCCACGCGTGCCAATGAATTCTCCATCCGCGCCAACGGCGGGGTGAGAATCGACAGCGGCAATGGTCCCGGAGTCAACCTTAACGCCGTGAACCGGCCCTTCATCACCCGAGGGCATGATCCCTTCACCTCCGGCAATTACCTGGGCGCAGGCCGCTGGGGTTTGTTCATGGAACCGCATAACCTGGTTGTCGGTATTCCAGCCATTGCGGGAAAGGCGTTCTACGTTTCAACCTATAACGCCGACAGCACCATCAACCAGAACCTGATGAACATCAATCAGGCGGGAACGGTGACCGCTACTGCCTTCAACCCCACCAGCGACCGCACGGCCAAGGAAAACTTTGTTGAAGTCAGCCCGGCCGAAGTATTGGAAAAGGTTGCCGCCTTGCCGATCACGCGCTGGAACTTCAGGCAGGATGCAGGCACCGAGCACATCGGCCCGATGGCGCAGGATTTCCATGCCGCCTTCGGCCTCGGAACGGACGACCGGCACATCGCGACCGTCGATGCCGATGGCGTGGCGCTGGCGGCCATCCAGGGGTTGAACCAGAAGCTGGAGCGGGAAAACGCGGAGCTGCGGCAACGGCTCGATCGGCTCGAGAAACTACTGGCTCAAAACCTGAACGGAGAGGTGCAATGA
- a CDS encoding cytochrome c biogenesis protein, whose translation MKRIVSTAIVVLFALWFFQRGIRPEKEAGFEFNAFAHLPVKYEGRKKPIDTLARNLLTIVSGKQTVRTDGGRLSAVEWLLDNISGRPEAADYKVIRIENLDVLSSLGLEERKGFRYSYNELMPALGRLDAAYRAAFAKESRDRDLFDRQVIKLGNKLYTFQNVLGAFEDPSTVPPDELLATAQRYMQLENYSLPLAIPPTSGNPRWRPLMSVLLASHPSMQGITGHNVSVDPLGIHFGVMLAAYRDGNAAIFNQQLGQYGSLVQSENPAAFEKISFEVFYNRLSAFMKAAQLYLLVFVLSAFGWLFRKQGLLSAALTLMVVAFIPHTFAIVARSFLSGYPPVTNLYSSAIFIGWGAVLAAIILELGFRKKAAGIGNLVGGIAGFSTLLIAHFLAGDGDTMQQMRAVLDTRFWLATHVITITLGYVATFVAGTIGVFYIVSGLFSRRLDEETEDSMYRMMYGTTCFALLLSFVGTVLGGLWADDSWGRFWGWDPKENGALLIVIWNAIMLHAKYGLMVKHRGFAVMAVFGNVVTAWSWFGVNQLSVGLHSYGFTDSATFALTVFVITQLIFVFAGLLPSKLWKSGQLSES comes from the coding sequence ATGAAGCGCATCGTTTCCACCGCCATCGTCGTGCTTTTCGCCCTCTGGTTTTTCCAGAGGGGCATCCGCCCCGAAAAGGAAGCGGGCTTCGAGTTCAACGCCTTCGCGCACCTGCCCGTAAAATACGAAGGCCGCAAGAAGCCGATCGATACCCTCGCGCGCAACCTGCTCACGATCGTCTCCGGCAAACAGACCGTCCGTACGGATGGAGGCAGGCTTTCCGCCGTCGAGTGGTTGCTCGACAATATTTCCGGGCGGCCGGAGGCGGCCGACTACAAGGTGATCCGCATTGAAAACCTCGACGTGCTCTCCAGCCTCGGCCTCGAGGAACGCAAGGGCTTCCGCTATTCCTACAACGAACTGATGCCCGCCCTCGGCCGGCTCGATGCCGCCTACCGCGCCGCCTTCGCCAAGGAGAGCCGCGACCGCGACCTCTTCGACCGCCAGGTCATCAAGCTGGGCAACAAGCTCTATACTTTCCAGAACGTGCTCGGTGCCTTCGAGGATCCCTCCACCGTCCCGCCGGATGAGTTGCTCGCCACCGCCCAGCGCTATATGCAACTGGAAAACTATTCCCTGCCGCTTGCCATTCCGCCCACCTCCGGCAATCCGCGCTGGCGACCGTTGATGAGCGTGCTGCTGGCCTCGCACCCCTCCATGCAGGGCATCACGGGGCACAATGTTTCAGTCGATCCGCTCGGCATCCATTTCGGCGTCATGCTCGCCGCCTACCGCGACGGCAATGCGGCCATCTTCAACCAGCAGCTCGGTCAATATGGCTCCCTGGTGCAGTCCGAAAACCCCGCCGCGTTCGAAAAGATTTCGTTCGAGGTTTTCTACAACCGCCTAAGCGCCTTCATGAAAGCCGCCCAGCTCTACCTGCTCGTCTTTGTGCTCAGCGCCTTCGGCTGGCTCTTCCGCAAGCAGGGGCTGCTCTCGGCCGCCCTCACGCTGATGGTTGTTGCATTCATCCCCCACACCTTCGCCATCGTGGCACGCAGCTTCCTTTCCGGCTATCCGCCCGTCACCAACCTCTATTCCTCCGCCATCTTCATTGGCTGGGGCGCGGTGCTCGCGGCCATCATCCTCGAACTCGGCTTCCGCAAAAAGGCGGCGGGCATCGGCAACCTGGTTGGCGGCATTGCCGGGTTCTCCACGCTGCTCATCGCCCACTTCCTCGCGGGCGATGGCGACACCATGCAGCAGATGCGCGCCGTGCTCGACACCCGTTTCTGGCTCGCCACCCACGTCATCACCATCACCCTCGGCTACGTTGCCACCTTCGTGGCCGGAACCATCGGCGTCTTCTACATTGTCTCCGGGCTCTTCTCCCGCCGCCTCGACGAGGAGACCGAGGACAGCATGTACCGCATGATGTACGGCACCACCTGCTTCGCGCTCCTGCTCAGCTTCGTGGGAACCGTGCTTGGCGGCCTTTGGGCGGACGACTCCTGGGGGCGCTTCTGGGGATGGGACCCCAAGGAAAACGGCGCATTGCTGATCGTCATCTGGAACGCCATCATGCTTCACGCGAAATATGGCCTGATGGTCAAGCACCGCGGCTTCGCCGTCATGGCCGTCTTCGGCAACGTGGTCACCGCCTGGTCGTGGTTCGGCGTCAACCAGCTCAGCGTCGGCTTGCACTCCTACGGCTTCACCGACTCCGCCACCTTCGCCCTGACGGTTTTCGTCATCACCCAGCTCATCTTCGTCTTCGCCGGTCTCCTGCCTTCCAAGCTCTGGAAAAGCGGGCAGTTGTCCGAGAGCTAA
- a CDS encoding cytochrome c biogenesis protein ResB, with protein MLNKVISFFQSLKLTVVLLALSMVLVLAGTLAQVDKGIWSVMDQYFRCYVAMIDLPVFFPRDLNIPDIAIPFPGGFLIGVLLTINLIAVHSATFKILAKGGRRTAGIVALLVGVLVVVGVMFGWGTASVAATEDDAFWRVFLRLGRGTAAAVVLYIACVLLYRQRAGMVLLHAGILFLLIGEFFTAIFAVEATMTIKEGETIDYLDRSQQMELAFTETSHPDHDTVTSIPQRFLKDGAVVEDAALPFDVKVHRFMVNSTRPQPLQNVPQGLLSDYPAYQGYGSRLYVAERSEASGATAGRNAPAVDVELLDKESGASLGRYILSLWFYPNFVNRSWDMPTTFSAGGKDYTAYFRFKREYAKAPSGNPYSIKLLEFVHEKYEGTQTPKDFASRILLTNEGDGVERELRIWMNNPLRYARRTFYQSGYLPDDGGTVLQVVRNDTWMVPYLSCMIVFVGMAAQFVQSFNRYLRTAGVPPAPQKGGRA; from the coding sequence ATGCTGAACAAGGTCATTTCTTTTTTCCAATCGTTGAAGCTGACGGTGGTGCTGCTGGCGCTTTCCATGGTGCTGGTGCTGGCGGGTACGCTGGCGCAGGTCGATAAGGGCATCTGGTCGGTGATGGATCAATATTTCCGTTGCTATGTCGCCATGATCGACCTGCCGGTATTCTTCCCGCGCGACCTCAACATTCCGGACATTGCCATTCCGTTCCCGGGCGGTTTCCTGATCGGCGTCCTGCTGACGATCAATCTGATTGCGGTGCACTCCGCCACCTTCAAGATTCTCGCCAAGGGCGGGCGCCGGACTGCGGGCATTGTGGCGCTGCTGGTCGGTGTGCTGGTGGTGGTCGGCGTCATGTTTGGCTGGGGAACCGCCTCCGTCGCCGCCACGGAAGACGACGCCTTCTGGCGGGTCTTCCTTCGGCTGGGGCGGGGGACTGCGGCGGCGGTGGTGCTCTACATCGCCTGCGTCCTGCTCTATCGCCAGCGCGCGGGCATGGTGCTGCTGCATGCCGGCATCCTCTTCCTGCTCATCGGCGAATTCTTCACCGCCATCTTCGCGGTCGAGGCCACCATGACCATCAAGGAGGGCGAGACCATCGACTATCTCGACCGCTCGCAGCAGATGGAGCTGGCCTTCACCGAAACCTCGCACCCCGACCACGATACCGTCACTTCCATCCCGCAGCGTTTTCTGAAGGACGGCGCGGTCGTCGAGGACGCGGCGCTTCCGTTCGATGTGAAGGTGCACCGCTTCATGGTCAACTCCACCCGGCCGCAGCCGTTGCAGAATGTTCCGCAAGGGCTGCTCTCCGATTATCCCGCCTACCAGGGATACGGCTCCCGCCTCTATGTTGCGGAACGAAGCGAGGCCAGCGGTGCCACCGCAGGCCGCAATGCGCCCGCCGTGGATGTCGAGTTGCTGGATAAAGAGAGCGGGGCGTCGCTCGGGCGCTACATCCTCTCGCTCTGGTTCTACCCCAACTTTGTCAACCGCTCGTGGGACATGCCGACCACCTTCAGCGCAGGTGGCAAGGACTACACCGCCTATTTCCGCTTCAAGCGCGAATATGCCAAGGCGCCCAGCGGAAATCCCTACTCGATCAAGCTGCTCGAATTCGTGCACGAAAAATACGAGGGCACCCAGACGCCCAAGGATTTCGCCAGCCGCATCCTGCTGACCAACGAAGGCGACGGGGTCGAACGCGAGTTGCGCATCTGGATGAACAATCCGCTGCGCTACGCCCGCCGCACCTTCTACCAATCCGGCTATCTGCCCGACGACGGCGGAACCGTCCTGCAGGTTGTCCGCAACGACACCTGGATGGTGCCCTATCTCTCCTGCATGATCGTCTTCGTTGGCATGGCCGCGCAATTCGTTCAGTCGTTCAACCGCTATCTCCGTACCGCAGGCGTCCCGCCTGCCCCGCAGAAGGGAGGCCGGGCATGA
- a CDS encoding NAD(P)-dependent oxidoreductase: protein MTEKNHTLSGLHINLFLTGRPCLVVGGGKVATRKIQMLLEAGAKVAVVSPDVCGELGGLIEHGQVTHTVRRFEDHDIAGATLVYAATNSRGINRNVLEACREKGILCCCVDGNWAQSDFSTPATARHDNLLLSVSSGGNDCRQSKMVKNSLARHLKMMDSAHLVVVGTDHNHLTVEEREPFHLTGHKFERAGFMIMQLWGIHEFMVLNTCNRVEVIAVVSAETAENGILRHIMGFTQLKEDKYYLKTGREAFEHLCLVTAGMLSQTPGENHITAQIKEALETAKMRGWTGNMMQEWISSALFVSKAIKNEVSPLLHNYEIEDLALRYLEAHGKELAQSTLMVLGAGMVGKGLVKDSLSRVGKIIWCYHVNKPDVPADWNGKVELCTFNDMKNRITDADTIVSATDAPGHILHMAHAPFFNQERPVMVIDLGMPRNIDPELDDLSSDVTVVDLDGLKYWYRRELTDINEVLIRSRAIAAQNKELYEKIANSFKGGHAAE from the coding sequence ATGACAGAGAAGAACCACACCCTCAGCGGACTCCATATCAACCTTTTTCTTACCGGTCGCCCTTGCCTGGTGGTCGGCGGCGGCAAGGTTGCAACACGCAAAATCCAGATGCTGCTCGAAGCCGGGGCGAAGGTCGCGGTTGTCAGCCCCGACGTCTGCGGCGAGCTCGGCGGGCTGATTGAACACGGCCAGGTGACCCACACCGTCCGCAGGTTCGAGGATCACGACATTGCGGGAGCAACCCTCGTCTATGCCGCCACCAACAGCCGCGGCATCAACCGCAACGTGCTCGAGGCCTGCCGCGAAAAGGGCATCCTCTGCTGCTGCGTGGACGGAAACTGGGCACAAAGCGACTTTTCCACCCCGGCCACCGCGCGGCACGACAATCTGCTGCTGTCGGTTTCCTCCGGCGGCAACGATTGCCGCCAGTCGAAAATGGTCAAGAACAGCCTGGCGCGCCACCTCAAGATGATGGACTCCGCCCACCTCGTTGTGGTCGGCACCGACCACAACCACCTGACGGTGGAGGAGCGCGAGCCGTTCCACCTGACCGGGCACAAGTTCGAGCGCGCCGGGTTCATGATCATGCAGCTGTGGGGCATCCACGAATTCATGGTGCTCAACACCTGCAACCGCGTCGAGGTGATCGCCGTCGTTTCGGCGGAGACGGCCGAGAACGGCATTCTGCGCCACATCATGGGCTTCACCCAGCTCAAGGAAGACAAATACTACTTGAAGACCGGCAGGGAGGCCTTCGAGCACCTTTGCCTCGTCACGGCGGGCATGCTCTCGCAGACGCCCGGCGAAAACCACATTACCGCGCAGATCAAGGAGGCGCTCGAAACCGCCAAGATGCGCGGCTGGACGGGGAACATGATGCAGGAATGGATCTCCTCCGCCCTCTTTGTTTCGAAGGCGATCAAGAACGAGGTTTCCCCGTTGCTGCACAACTACGAGATCGAAGACCTCGCCCTGCGCTACCTCGAAGCCCACGGCAAGGAGCTCGCCCAATCCACCCTGATGGTGCTCGGCGCGGGGATGGTCGGCAAGGGGCTGGTCAAAGACAGCCTCTCCAGGGTGGGAAAGATTATCTGGTGCTACCACGTCAACAAGCCCGATGTCCCCGCCGACTGGAACGGCAAGGTTGAGCTGTGCACCTTCAACGACATGAAGAACCGCATCACCGATGCCGACACCATTGTCAGCGCCACCGATGCGCCCGGCCATATTCTTCATATGGCGCACGCCCCGTTCTTCAACCAGGAGCGTCCCGTCATGGTCATCGACCTCGGCATGCCACGAAACATCGACCCCGAACTCGACGACCTCTCCTCGGACGTCACCGTGGTTGATCTCGACGGGCTCAAATACTGGTATCGTCGTGAACTGACCGACATAAACGAGGTCCTCATCCGCAGCCGCGCCATCGCCGCCCAAAACAAAGAGCTCTATGAAAAAATCGCCAATAGTTTTAAAGGCGGGCACGCGGCCGAGTAG
- the cobA gene encoding uroporphyrinogen-III C-methyltransferase, with the protein MKKSPIVLKAGTRPSSLALTQTRGALDRIEGMLEEIAFDMVPITSVGDTDRTTDLRESPADFFTRELDEALLRGEVDLAVHSAKDLPEPMPGGIDWFWLPWREEPRDALILAPGRTIADLPDHPVIGVSSERREAYCTQRFPNGIQKNIRGNIEERIAQVDRGDFDLVVMAAAALFRLGIEERITEWIELDELEVPEGQGHLAVTFREGDERMMALRSLFMHAVTFAGAGVSNKELCTIATLRALKQCNICLYDSLIDESLLNELPPGAQKIDVGKRCGAHSKEQHETTKLICECVRRSKRVVRLKGGDPGIFGRLAEETEALEQLGIPFRVIPGISALQAATTGTGMLLTRRNVSRGFVALTPRKSGGALARCDAAMKDTLPVIYYMSIRAIDRISEQLLEDGHPADTPAAIVYNAGGEDERIFKLTIGELPRHAQDHCIRQPGLILVGDITAHGYKPDLGALRGKRILLTCSESIQQKAVDLVHDLGGHPIQYPLIKLQCRRNIPLRCDGFDWLVATSPSSVRSFMEIVAQQRIDFRTIPKIMVCGRGTAAEFAEYGIRADAQPEGHFSAEALKALGHELLKPGDKVLRVRSDKAGTDLADALRTTGAEVEDAIIYDNEQVVHDELPEFDAVFFASASGVESFIAQWGVEALKNKTTVVIGKPTADALANHNLEPDVLAGESTIPGAIQALAKNYVAQMVIDS; encoded by the coding sequence ATGAAAAAATCGCCAATAGTTTTAAAGGCGGGCACGCGGCCGAGTAGCCTGGCCCTTACGCAGACCCGCGGGGCGCTGGACCGGATCGAGGGCATGCTCGAAGAAATTGCCTTCGACATGGTGCCGATCACCTCGGTCGGCGACACCGACCGCACCACCGACCTGCGCGAAAGCCCGGCCGACTTCTTCACCCGCGAGCTCGACGAAGCCCTGCTGCGGGGCGAGGTCGACCTCGCCGTACATAGTGCCAAGGATCTGCCGGAGCCGATGCCGGGAGGGATCGACTGGTTCTGGCTACCCTGGCGCGAGGAGCCGCGCGATGCGCTCATCCTCGCCCCCGGCCGCACCATCGCCGACCTGCCAGACCATCCCGTCATCGGCGTCAGCTCGGAGCGGCGCGAGGCCTATTGCACCCAACGGTTCCCCAACGGTATCCAGAAAAACATCCGCGGCAACATCGAGGAGCGCATTGCGCAGGTCGACCGCGGCGACTTCGACCTGGTGGTGATGGCCGCCGCCGCACTGTTCCGCCTCGGCATCGAAGAGCGCATCACGGAATGGATCGAACTCGACGAGTTGGAGGTTCCCGAAGGCCAGGGCCACCTCGCCGTCACCTTCCGCGAGGGCGACGAACGGATGATGGCATTGCGTAGCCTGTTCATGCACGCGGTCACCTTTGCCGGCGCGGGCGTCAGCAACAAGGAGCTGTGCACCATCGCCACCCTGCGCGCATTGAAGCAGTGCAACATTTGCCTCTACGACTCGCTCATCGACGAATCCCTGCTCAACGAGCTTCCGCCGGGTGCCCAGAAGATCGACGTGGGCAAACGTTGCGGCGCACATTCCAAGGAGCAGCACGAAACCACCAAGCTGATTTGCGAGTGCGTGCGCCGGAGCAAGCGCGTGGTCCGCCTCAAGGGCGGCGACCCCGGCATCTTTGGCCGGTTGGCCGAAGAGACCGAAGCGCTCGAACAGCTCGGCATCCCTTTCCGCGTCATCCCCGGCATCAGCGCGCTGCAGGCCGCCACCACCGGAACGGGCATGCTGCTGACCCGCCGCAATGTTTCCCGCGGTTTCGTGGCGCTCACCCCGCGCAAGAGCGGCGGGGCCCTCGCCCGCTGCGATGCGGCGATGAAGGACACGCTTCCGGTCATCTACTACATGTCGATCCGCGCCATCGACCGCATTTCGGAACAACTGCTCGAAGACGGCCACCCGGCCGACACCCCCGCCGCCATCGTCTACAACGCGGGCGGCGAGGATGAGCGGATCTTCAAGCTGACGATCGGCGAGCTGCCGCGGCACGCGCAAGACCACTGCATCCGGCAGCCCGGCCTGATCCTCGTCGGCGACATTACGGCCCATGGCTACAAGCCCGATCTCGGCGCCTTGCGGGGCAAACGAATCCTGCTCACCTGCTCCGAATCCATCCAGCAAAAGGCGGTCGATCTCGTGCACGACCTCGGCGGCCACCCCATCCAATATCCGCTGATCAAACTGCAATGCAGACGTAACATCCCGCTTCGTTGCGATGGCTTCGATTGGCTGGTGGCAACCTCCCCCTCCTCCGTTCGCTCGTTCATGGAAATCGTGGCTCAACAACGGATCGACTTCCGCACCATCCCGAAAATCATGGTATGCGGCCGCGGCACCGCCGCCGAATTTGCGGAATACGGCATCCGCGCCGATGCCCAGCCGGAAGGCCACTTCAGCGCCGAAGCGCTCAAGGCCCTTGGCCACGAACTGCTGAAACCCGGCGACAAGGTGCTGCGCGTCCGCTCCGACAAAGCCGGCACCGATCTCGCCGATGCCCTGCGCACAACGGGCGCCGAGGTCGAGGACGCCATCATCTACGACAACGAACAGGTGGTTCACGACGAACTGCCGGAGTTCGATGCCGTCTTTTTCGCCAGCGCCTCCGGCGTGGAATCGTTCATTGCCCAATGGGGCGTTGAAGCGCTGAAGAACAAGACCACCGTCGTGATCGGCAAGCCCACTGCCGATGCCCTGGCGAACCATAACCTCGAACCGGATGTTCTTGCGGGGGAATCGACCATCCCCGGCGCCATCCAAGCGCTGGCGAAAAACTACGTTGCACAAATGGTAATTGATTCTTAA
- a CDS encoding M20/M25/M40 family metallo-hydrolase, giving the protein MMNTPKLLLAVVLASTLHEGNAITVSDIVDDVTLGSYSNFHNNLFVSTGHSRGFSHNAGLREPAYQHDLARDYIASNLVAMGYDTQLDPFHFEFDGYQYTNCNNVVAIKPGLSGTNILVIGAHYDTADLGNTDAPVTNTCPGADDNASGVAALLEIATVVKEYTFRDTIYFIAFDGEEKGLAGSTHFVDTHTTDDPSETNAILRSTIEGMISVDMIAFNLDTTPDTLHVEADPNPVRNGLIQAITNHTGIGIIELPHIGASDHAPFHDAGIDTVLIFEGDFMDLSTGYPLILNTIMHSDMDSTDTPGVMDYDICTEVSRAIAHFLCDQAGVIPPATLEPAIEGESTLEVRWQSSPGVDYTLYGADSLLQTNGWDFIQHIPATNTTTELAVELDLTTVTQRMFKVLGE; this is encoded by the coding sequence ATGATGAATACACCAAAACTTCTTCTGGCCGTTGTTCTTGCATCCACCCTGCACGAGGGCAACGCCATCACGGTTTCGGATATCGTCGATGATGTAACGCTAGGCAGCTACTCGAACTTCCACAACAACCTGTTCGTTTCAACCGGGCACAGCCGCGGCTTCAGCCACAACGCCGGCCTGCGGGAACCGGCCTACCAGCACGACCTTGCCCGCGACTACATCGCCTCCAACCTCGTGGCCATGGGCTATGACACGCAACTCGATCCATTCCACTTTGAGTTCGATGGATACCAATACACCAACTGCAACAATGTGGTGGCCATCAAACCCGGCCTATCCGGAACCAACATCCTCGTGATCGGCGCGCATTACGATACGGCCGATCTCGGCAATACCGATGCACCGGTCACCAACACATGCCCCGGCGCGGACGACAATGCCAGCGGCGTGGCCGCATTGCTTGAGATCGCCACAGTGGTGAAAGAGTACACCTTCCGCGACACGATCTACTTCATCGCCTTCGATGGGGAGGAAAAGGGGCTGGCGGGCTCCACGCATTTCGTCGATACGCACACCACCGATGATCCATCCGAAACCAACGCCATCCTCCGCTCAACCATTGAGGGCATGATCAGCGTGGACATGATTGCCTTCAATCTGGACACCACACCGGACACGCTCCATGTGGAGGCGGATCCGAACCCGGTGCGCAACGGGCTTATCCAAGCCATAACGAACCACACCGGCATAGGGATCATCGAGTTGCCTCACATAGGGGCAAGCGATCATGCCCCGTTCCATGATGCAGGAATTGATACGGTACTCATTTTTGAGGGCGATTTCATGGATTTGTCCACGGGCTACCCACTAATCCTGAATACCATCATGCATTCCGACATGGACTCGACCGATACGCCGGGCGTGATGGACTACGACATCTGCACAGAAGTATCCAGGGCCATCGCCCACTTCCTCTGCGACCAGGCCGGCGTCATCCCCCCGGCCACGCTCGAACCGGCCATCGAAGGTGAAAGCACGCTTGAAGTCCGCTGGCAGTCCAGTCCGGGCGTCGATTATACATTGTATGGGGCCGACAGCCTCCTGCAGACCAACGGCTGGGATTTCATCCAACACATTCCGGCAACGAACACAACGACCGAACTCGCCGTCGAGCTGGATCTGACCACCGTTACACAACGCATGTTCAAGGTTCTGGGCGAGTAG